AACTAGATTCTTCAGATGCAGCCCCTTTGCCCGTTTTGCCTGTGGTCAACTGACAATGTACATATCGAcatgcaattattaaaaattgactGATTGGCACGGTTACATATTGACGAAAAAGgggaataaaataaaatgcaatgcaaaaaaaaaaaaacacagcaacaacaacaataaattgttaatgtAAAGACAAAAACAAGTCAACACCCAAATGAGTTAAGTGGCGAACTGAATCGAACCGCATTGAACCACATTGCAAGCgcgcattaaaaataataaaattttgaaactttcaTAAATAGCGACTGacattacaatttatttaattttttactacCAAATGCATCCGGCATGGCCGCTCTGACAGatgctttttataccctggATATATTAAGCGGAGATAAAGGCtataaagaaaatgcaaagtaAACTACCATATAAAgtgctttatttattgctaGTATTTATGTTTAAGTACTTTCCATTTCCTTTTTGATATTTCTGATTTTAATTCGCAATAATTCAAATCGTTATGCAGAGTGCTTGAATTTGAATCTGAATGGTCttagtaatttaaatatatatataattgcaTAGGTAGAAGATACATATATAAGGGTCTCGACTATAAAGTTGCTTCATaagaaatttaagtaaatttagtaaaaccgtttttttttcataattttatttgctagtaaaacaaatacaatacattgtaattaaagtataataatgaaaaaatgcTGTAATTAAAAAAGATGCCAAGGGAGCAATCCTAAATGAAGCTTTTAGCTATACTtaaaaactttcaatttagtattaaatttgtaaataaaattaaaattattacaaaatcgATTTTTCTGTTAGAAATTTCCATCTAATTACTGGGTAACTGCTCAGCGTACACACTAGAGAATTGATTCTTGTTTTTACGAGCTTTTTGTGGAGCCTGGAAAGTGCTGTcaagtgcaaaaaataataacacgCATCGCGTCAGATTTTCAGATGTTCAGATATGATAATGCAAACAATGAGCCTTTTCACATGTTGTTTTTGTCAGCTAGCAGGATATTTCATGTCTCCTCCCCCGTCCAGCGCAGACATTGTGTGTATGGTTTATAAATGAttcaaacagaaaaaaaacctGTGTACATTGTCTTAACCTATCAAAAGCCATTTTTGTCACTGAAATGCACATGGAGTTGAGAGTTGAGGTTTATTGCGACAGTCGGAGAATTTAAATCGTGACAATTCTTTGACTTCTGCTTTAATGTGTTACACATTTAATCTTGCTTCTCTGGCTCCGATGTTGGAATCACcacttcctcctcctcttcctcttcagcTTCCTCTGCAAGTAGAGGTTGACTACTGCTAACCGAAGGTGGACGCAATACGGTGAGGACATAGCGACTATTAGTCGCTTTATGATTGGAACGCATGTCCTGGTAACGATTTCGCATGCGTTCGCGTCTCTCCCGATTGCGTTGATCGATCAATTCCTCCAGGTTCactataaaacaaataatgtaAAGGGAAAACTTTCGAGCATGACTTTGACTTACTACTTGTGGGACTTGGCTGCAAGATGATCGCTTCGGAGCGCACAGTATTTTGATTATAAGGCACTCCAGTGGACCTGACTTCATCTTTGCGCTCCGCAAAGGACTCGGTTATGGCACCAGGAAGAAATATCGACGATGTTTGtataatgttgtttttgtcatcCCAACTAAGATTCGATTTCGTAGGTCCCATTCGAGCTGTGGAGTTTTGCGGTGGAACGGGACGTTTTGATTCGTCGGTGTAGGGCAGCTCGTTGGGAAAGACTTCATCCCAGTACTGATCTTTGAGCAGCTGCGGATGCTCCTGATGCATCTCATCCACAATCAAATAAGACACAGTCAGATTGCGATCAATCATCCAGTTGAGCTACGAAGTAGGAATGAAAATGTATGAAATTATGAATGTTTTACTTACCtcaaaatcatcatcatcctcgcCGAAAGGATTAATCAAGGACTCTGCCACCTTTAGCCAACCCATGTAGAAGAAGAACTGCAGAATTGTGAGCACTGGAAAGTATTTGAATATCACATTCTGACTCGAGGGACTTTTCTCAGTGTCCACCCACTGATGACCCATGATGGCGCACAGGAAGAAGGAATAGCAGGCCAGTGTGACCACCTGAGTGTAAACTAGGGGCACACTGACCCAATCGTAGTAGAGCAGAAATCCACACCAACCGCGGAAACTATTCAACTCATCGATTATAGATTTCACAGCATAGTCATCGCGTATTTTGTTCTCACGGCGAGCACGATTCACGAGACTGGCAGCCCAAACAATTGGCATCCAGTGCTTGGGATAGTAGGGAAATGCAATGTCCAACACCGCAATGATGCTCTTCTCGTTTTCCTGCAGCAGACCCGCCTCAATAATTTGATTGTAGGTGGGAAAACGTTTTTTCACACTAGGAGATATCATCGTGAACACAATCACCTGGCAGAGGCAAACGTAACGCATGATTGTGCGCCGCATAGCT
This is a stretch of genomic DNA from Drosophila albomicans strain 15112-1751.03 chromosome 3, ASM965048v2, whole genome shotgun sequence. It encodes these proteins:
- the LOC117571373 gene encoding bestrophin-4 codes for the protein MPQLLVSFHEVSERVSKMTVTYTSQVTTSRHISNFLRLLGRWRGSIYKLVWMDLILFLILYILLTLSYRYLMNESARKTFEGIVVYCSVYSTLIPLSFVLGFFVTLVMGRWWAQYKSIPWPDSIALLVSSSIHGADDRARAMRRTIMRYVCLCQVIVFTMISPSVKKRFPTYNQIIEAGLLQENEKSIIAVLDIAFPYYPKHWMPIVWAASLVNRARRENKIRDDYAVKSIIDELNSFRGWCGFLLYYDWVSVPLVYTQVVTLACYSFFLCAIMGHQWVDTEKSPSSQNVIFKYFPVLTILQFFFYMGWLKVAESLINPFGEDDDDFELNWMIDRNLTVSYLIVDEMHQEHPQLLKDQYWDEVFPNELPYTDESKRPVPPQNSTARMGPTKSNLSWDDKNNIIQTSSIFLPGAITESFAERKDEVRSTGVPYNQNTVRSEAIILQPSPTSMNLEELIDQRNRERRERMRNRYQDMRSNHKATNSRYVLTVLRPPSVSSSQPLLAEEAEEEEEEEVVIPTSEPEKQD